A region from the Lolium perenne isolate Kyuss_39 chromosome 4, Kyuss_2.0, whole genome shotgun sequence genome encodes:
- the LOC127297550 gene encoding uncharacterized protein: MAAGDHHLRLGSYLGDVSALSFLPSSPRPLLLAGTGSELLVYDVDAASLVASFKVFDGVRVHGIQPRGAPNCSSSDGHAVAVFGERRAKLLRLRVDADHDGGVRLELEQRLPGFDHWVLDACFLEVDGLLAIGLSDNSVALWDLTDHAFVTRVNSPEKCLLYSMRMWGDSVKSLLVASGTILNEILIWKLVPRTLSSSLLRTDEVGAPAVENRENVHFSGNRYMAVHIGRLKEHEGSIFRISWSSDGSKFMSVSDDRSARMWMLSCQPQNFTNQAANIDNVDIIPKLTLFGHSARIWDCYISDSIVITAGEDCTCCIWDMDGKLIKMFKEHIGRGLWRCLYDPSSLVLITAGFDSAIKVHHLCNSSFHDILEEKVAPDGLKYESEVFEISSPIVSGQYGPLDSKSEYVRCLHFVQENVLYVATNNGYLHHADLSDTNDVRWTEVIQVTEKAPIICMDVMTVHSDSFDKDDIVALGDGHGNVTIVCLTSGNLEPKVDLSFTWSAEKDRQLLGLYWCKSLECSHIFTADPRGVLKLWHIRKALSSNAHALTASQEVSLVAVFESPLGARIMCLDVSLQDEILIAGDKKGNIVAFPFNKTLAAHDSSGAQQKIPFCDRFKGAHGISSVTSVHITTSTSDDTQIHTTGGDGCICFFKYGRYVNNVEFVGMRQLKDLGTIQSIYADHASDTQLVGTYAVGFTSADFVIWDLGNDAKMVQISCGGWRRPYSYYLGMVPEYQNCFAFVKDHSIHVHRHWVPAQDKKLLPQVLHTQFHGREVHSLCFIDPASYSHPEKSTYLCIATGCEDGTVRLTGYSASNAGRWRSSKMLGEHVGGSAVRDTCFIAKTYTLIDKSCNSSGSSGNILVENEDTTFLLISVGSKQVLTTWILQPRIVENRQVCSGDLDLDTKQSSECSDNGDSAVTFQWLSTHMPPKLTTNRLKAGHVKQNFVERNSSAQPNLAIMDQMENDWRYLSVTTFLLKHPTTTLTVCFAVVACSDATVVLRALLLPSRLWFDVALLIPQTSPVLVLRHIVDASSARSGDDVGNGDRYIIVSGSTDGTITLWDLTDTIHGFMQLVSETQPHMVIDCQKRPKTGRGSQGGRRRWRSLANNSVKKDSKQTLPPTENDLNALCVVDESSHEISGPEENEVITTEDTMSSTHSCDVPEVQPMQTFSGVHQSGVNCVHISEMERACPITGMPSYCIISGGDDQAVQCFVFTLGSPQQSCSMNKASLNSPADGALTILSQHTVPSAHSSAVKGIWTDGVWAFSTGLDQRIRCWKMDPSGKFMEHSHVIISVPEPETLDVHHDRGRGKYHIAVAGRGMQMVEFSPRKDDSMEAA, translated from the exons ATGGCCGCCGGCGACCACCACCTGCGGCTGGGCTCCTACCTCGGCGACGTCTCCGCGCTCTCCTTCCTCCCCTCCTCCCCCCGCCCTCTCCTCCTCGCCG GGACCGGCTCGGAGCTGCTCGTCTACGATGTCGACGCCGCCAGCCTCGTCGCCTCCTTCAAGGTCTTCGACGGCGTGCGCGTCCACGGCATCCAGCCCCGCGGCGCCCCCAATTGCTCCAGCTCCGACGGGCACGCTGTCGCCGTGTTCGGCGAGAGGAGGGCCAAGCTTCTCAGGCTCCGCGTAGACGCGGACCATGACGGCGGCGTGCGGCTGGAGCTGGAGCAGAGGCTCCCGGGGTTCGACCACTGGGTGCTCGACGCCTGCTTCCTGGAG GTGGATGGGCTGCTCGCGATCGGTCTCAGTGACAATTCGGTGGCACTGTGGGATTTGACGGATCATGCGTTTGTTACACGAGTGAATTCGCCAG AGAAGTGCCTTCTGTACTCGATGAGAATGTGGGGGGACTCTGTCAAGTCCCTCCTCGTGGCATCTGGAACCATTTTAAACGAG ATTCTTATTTGGAAATTGGTACCCCGGACCCTGAGTTCCTCCTTGTTACGCACGGACGAGGTGGGAGCTCCTGCTGTTGAGAACCGTGAAAATGTACATTTTAGTGGTAATCGATACATGGCAGTCCATATTGGAAGGCTGAAGGAGCATGAAGGTTCTATATTTCGAATATCTTGGTCCTCTGATGGATCGAAGTTCATGTCCGTCTCTGATGATCGCAG TGCTCGCATGTGGATGTTAAGTTGCCAGCCACAGAATTTTACAAATCAAGCAGCCAATATTGATAATGTGGACATTATACCGAAACTGACACTTTTTGGACACAGTGCTAGAATTTGGGATTGTTATATATCTGATTCT ATAGTTATAACTGCTGGTGAGGATTGTACGTGCTGCATTTGGGACATGGATGGGAAGCTAATCAAAATGTTCAAGGAACACAT TGGCCGGGGTTTATGGCGATGTTTATATGATCCAAGCTCTCTAGTTTTGATTACCGCTGGGTTTGATTCAGCAATCAAAGTGCACCACCTATGTAACTCCTCTTTCCATGACATACTGGAAGAAAAAGTGGCCCCAGATGGTCTGAAATACGAGTCTGAGGTATTTGAGATATCCTCTCCTATAGTTTCAGGACAGTATGGTCCCCTGGATAG CAAAAGCGAATATGTTCGGTGCCTACACTTTGTGCAAGAAAATGTTCTTTATGTTGCCACAAACAATGGATATCTGCATCATGCTGACCTCTCTGATACAAATGATGTAAGATGGACCGAGGTTATTCAGGTCACTGAGAAAGCACCAATTATATGCATGGATGTCATGACAGTGCACTCAGATTCTTTTGATAAGGACGATATTGTTGCCCTTGGAGATGGCCACGGAAATGTTACTATTGTCTGTTTAACAAGTGGCAATCTTGAGCCTAAAGTAGATTTATCTTTTACCTGGTCAGCTGAAAAGGATCGGCAACTACTAGGACTATATTGGTGCAAGTCACTTGAATGTAG CCACATTTTCACTGCTGATCCTAGAGGCGTTCTTAAGTTATGGCACATAAGGAAGGCACTTTCCTCAAATGCCCATGCTCTCACTGCATCTCAAGAAGTTTCACTTGTAGCAGTGTTTGAGTCTCCATTAGGGGCTCGAATCATGTGTTTAGATGTATCACTTCAGGATGAG ATCCTTATAGCAGGTGACAAAAAGGGTAACATCGTTGCCTTTCCTTTTAATAAAACATTGGCCGCTCATGATAGCAGTGGGGCACAACAGAAGATACCTTTCTGTGACCGTTTTAAAGGAGCTCATGGCATTTCTAGCGTCACAAGTGTTCATATAACTACCTCAACTTCTGATGATACTCAAATCCACACT ACCGGGGGAGATGGCTGTATTTGTTTCTTCAAGTATGGGAGATATGTGAACAACGTTGAATTTGTTGGAATGAGACAATTAAAAGATTTAGGCACCATTCAATCCATCTATGCTGATCATGCCTCTGATACCCAATTGGTTGGTACCTATGCAGTAGGTTTCACCTCTGCAGATTTTGTCATTTGGGACCTTGGAAATGATGCAAAG ATGGTTCAAATTTCCTGCGGAGGATGGCGGCGCCCTTATTCTTATTATCTTGGGATGGTCCCTGAGTATCAAAACTGTTTTGCCTTTGTAAAG GACCATAGTATCCACGTTCACAGACACTGGGTACCAGCTCAAGATAAGAAGTTGCTTCCTCAAGTTCTTCATACACAGTTCCACGGAAGAGAAGTGCATTCTCTGTGCTTCATAGATCCAGCAAGCTATTCACATCCTGAGAAGAGCACATATTTGTGTATTGCGACGGGGTGTGAAGATGGAACCGTGCGACTTACAGG ATACTCGGCTAGTAATGCTGGAAGATGGCGTTCATCCAAGATGCTGGGGGAGCATGTTGGTGGGTCAGCTGTGAGAGATACGTGCTTCATCGCGAAGACTTACACATTAATAGATAAATCGTGCAACTCTAGTGGAAGTTCTGGCAACATTTTGGTTGAAAACGAGGACACCACTTTCTTATTGATATCTGTTGGATCAAAGCAAGTTCTGACGACTTGGATTCTGCAACCTAGAATTGTGGAGAACAGACAGGTGTGTTCAGGTGATCTAGATTTGGACACCAAGCAAAGCTCAGAATGCTCTGATAATGGTGATTCAGCAGTTACATTTCAGTGGCTATCTACCCACATGCCACCAAAGCTTACCACAAATAGGCTGAAAGCTGGTCATGTAAAACAAAACTTCGTGGAAAGAAATTCCTCTGCACAACCCAATCTGGCTATTATGGATCAGATGGAAAATGATTGGCGTTACCTTTCTGTTACAACATTTCTGTTGAAACATCCGACTACTAC GCTGACAGTATGTTTTGCTGTTGTTGCTTGCTCTGATGCAACAGTTGTTCTCCGTGCTCTTCTTTTGCCTTCTCGGTTATG GTTTGATGTTGCCTTGTTGATTCCACAGACATCTCCAGTTCTCGTTCTACGGCACATTGTCGACGCCTCTAGTGCTCGCTCGGGAG ATGATGTTGGTAATGGAGATAGATACATTATCGTGAGTGGATCTACAGATGGTACCATTACTCTCTGGGACCTAACAGACACCATTCATGGCTTTATGCAACTCGTGTCTGAGACTCAGCCACACATGGTTATTGATTGCCAAAAGCGGCCCAAGACAGGAAGAGGGAGTCAAGGTGGCCGTCGTCGGTGGCGATCATTGGCAAACAATTCTGTGAAAAAGGACAGCAAACAGACATTGCCCCCTACTGAGAACGATCTGAATGCCTTGTGTGTTGTCGATGAAAGTTCACATGAAATTTCCGGACCAGAAGAAAATGAGGTTATAACTACCGAGGACACAATGTCAAGTACCCATTCATGTGATGTACCTGAGGTGCAGCCAATGCAGACATTTTCCGGTGTTCACCAGTCAGGCGTTAACTGCGTCCACATCTCGGAGATGGAGCGAGCATGCCCTATAACTGGCATGCCATCTTACTGCATCATTAGCGGTGGTGACGATCAGGCTGTCCAGTGTTTTGTGTTTACGTTAGGATCTCCACAGCAGAGCTGCTCAATGAACAAGGCAAGCCTAAACTCGCCTGCCGACGGTGCACTTACAATACTAAGCCAACACACGGTTCCGTCGGCTCACAGTTCAGCAGTTAAAG GTATCTGGACGGATGGTGTCTGGGCTTTCTCTACTGGACTTGACCAGAGAATCAGATGCTGGAAGATGGATCCATCCGGCAAATTCATGGAgcattcccatgtcatcatcagCGTGCCTGAGCCAGAAACTCTAGATGTTCACCATGACCG TGGGAGGGGGAAATACCATATCGCTGTTGCAGGAAGAGGAATGCAGATGGTTGAATTCTCACCGCGGAAAGACGACTCGATGGAGGCAGCATGA